A stretch of Streptococcus sp. oral taxon 061 DNA encodes these proteins:
- the upp gene encoding uracil phosphoribosyltransferase, which translates to MGKLEVINHPLIQHKLSILRRTDTSTKAFRELVNEIAMLMGYEVLRDLPLEDVEIETPITKTVQKQLAGKKLAIVPILRAGIGMVDGLLSLVPAAKVGHIGMYRDEETLQPVEYLVKLPEDIDQRQIFVVDPMLATGGSAILAVDSLKKRGASNIKFVCLVSAPEGVKALQEAHPDVEIFTAALDERLNEHGYIVPGLGDAGDRLFGTK; encoded by the coding sequence ATGGGAAAACTTGAAGTTATTAATCATCCACTGATTCAACACAAATTGTCAATCTTGCGTCGCACTGACACTTCTACAAAAGCTTTTCGTGAGTTAGTTAACGAGATTGCAATGTTGATGGGATATGAAGTACTTCGTGATCTTCCGCTTGAAGACGTTGAAATCGAAACACCTATCACAAAAACAGTTCAAAAACAGTTGGCTGGTAAAAAATTGGCAATTGTCCCAATCTTGCGTGCAGGTATTGGTATGGTTGATGGACTATTGAGTTTGGTTCCAGCGGCCAAAGTTGGGCACATTGGTATGTACCGTGACGAAGAAACCCTTCAACCAGTAGAATACTTAGTAAAATTACCTGAAGATATTGACCAACGTCAAATTTTTGTAGTTGACCCTATGCTTGCAACAGGTGGATCAGCGATTTTGGCTGTTGACTCCCTTAAAAAACGTGGGGCTTCAAACATCAAGTTTGTCTGCCTTGTATCTGCTCCTGAAGGGGTCAAAGCTCTCCAAGAAGCTCACCCAGATGTAGAAATCTTTACAGCAGCTTTGGATGAGCGTTTGAACGAACACGGCTATATTGTTCCAGGTCTTGGTGACGCAGGAGACCGCTTGTTCGGAACAAAATAA
- a CDS encoding cytidine/deoxycytidylate deaminase family protein — MTEKRLAWDEYFAAQALLIANRSTCKRAKVGAVLVKDNKVVSTGYNGSVSGTEHCIDHDCLVIEGHCVRTLHAEVNAILQGAERGVPKGFTAYVTHFPCLNCTKQLLQVGCERVVYINQYRMDDYAQHLYHEKGTELTHLPLETVQAALQAAHLI; from the coding sequence ATGACAGAAAAAAGACTAGCTTGGGATGAGTATTTTGCTGCTCAAGCCCTATTGATTGCCAATCGTTCAACCTGTAAGCGTGCCAAGGTAGGAGCCGTTTTAGTTAAGGATAACAAGGTTGTTTCAACAGGCTATAATGGCTCTGTATCAGGAACAGAACATTGTATTGACCACGATTGTCTGGTGATTGAAGGCCACTGTGTCCGCACTCTTCATGCAGAGGTAAATGCTATTTTACAAGGGGCAGAGCGTGGCGTTCCAAAGGGCTTTACAGCCTATGTCACTCATTTTCCATGCCTTAACTGTACCAAGCAGTTACTACAAGTAGGATGTGAGCGTGTAGTTTATATCAATCAATACCGTATGGATGACTATGCCCAGCATCTTTATCATGAAAAAGGAACGGAGTTGACTCATTTACCACTTGAAACAGTGCAAGCAGCTCTCCAAGCAGCTCACCTGATCTAG
- a CDS encoding TetR/AcrR family transcriptional regulator, with the protein MSERKISEKSLENLRKSNQESNLLTREAIETALLQLLEKKDLAKISISELVKRAGVSRAAFYRNYDSKEEILESVFKRSVHNIMEQLSHYDVKTDLYLVWVHLFREAKKEAKVIQLALDYHLEKIFVQAMQEFLEKYYGKSKGVSSYLHSFWSSAIVSVLLKWIKDGMKVPAEKIADLRLPFFKK; encoded by the coding sequence ATGTCTGAACGTAAAATATCTGAAAAATCGCTTGAAAACCTTAGAAAATCAAACCAAGAATCTAATTTGCTAACCAGAGAAGCGATTGAAACAGCTCTTTTGCAACTCTTGGAGAAAAAGGACTTGGCTAAGATTAGCATTTCTGAGTTAGTCAAGCGTGCTGGCGTTTCTCGTGCAGCTTTTTATCGAAATTATGATTCAAAAGAAGAGATTTTAGAAAGTGTCTTTAAACGTAGCGTCCATAACATCATGGAGCAATTGAGTCATTACGATGTTAAAACGGATCTCTATCTGGTTTGGGTTCATCTTTTTCGAGAAGCCAAGAAAGAAGCCAAGGTTATTCAGCTTGCCCTGGACTATCACTTAGAAAAAATCTTTGTGCAAGCTATGCAAGAATTTCTAGAAAAATACTACGGGAAATCAAAAGGTGTCAGCTCTTACCTGCATTCATTTTGGAGTTCGGCCATCGTATCGGTCTTGCTTAAATGGATCAAGGATGGGATGAAGGTACCTGCTGAAAAAATCGCAGATCTACGCCTGCCATTTTTCAAAAAATAA
- a CDS encoding DegV family protein codes for MTWKIVADSGCDYRQLENPAFDTEFVSVPLKIQVADQVFVDDANLDIDQMMETMYATSEASKSACPSPDDYLRAFEGAKHIFVVTITGTLSGSHNSAQLAKNIYLEEHPDTQIHVIDSLSAGGEVDLIVEKINDLIHQGLSFEEVVEVITTYQEKTKLLFVLAKVDNLVKNGRLSKLIGTVVGLLNIRMVGEASETGTLELLQKARGAKKSLQAAYEELLKAGYAGGRIVMAHRSNEKFCQQLSELLREKYPQANIKIIPTSGLCSFYAEEGGLLMGYEIN; via the coding sequence ATGACTTGGAAGATTGTAGCTGACTCTGGTTGTGATTATCGCCAACTGGAAAACCCTGCTTTTGATACTGAATTTGTCAGTGTCCCCTTAAAGATTCAGGTAGCAGATCAAGTCTTTGTCGATGATGCCAATCTGGATATTGATCAGATGATGGAAACTATGTATGCGACTTCTGAAGCTTCTAAATCAGCTTGCCCTAGTCCTGATGATTACTTACGTGCTTTTGAAGGTGCCAAACATATTTTTGTAGTGACTATCACTGGAACTCTCTCTGGTAGCCACAATAGCGCTCAATTAGCTAAGAATATCTATCTCGAAGAACACCCTGATACTCAGATTCACGTTATTGATAGTTTGTCTGCTGGTGGAGAGGTTGACTTAATTGTTGAGAAAATCAATGACTTGATTCACCAAGGACTTTCATTTGAAGAGGTGGTTGAAGTTATTACTACTTACCAAGAAAAAACGAAGTTGTTGTTCGTTCTTGCTAAGGTTGATAACCTGGTTAAAAACGGTCGCCTAAGTAAGCTTATTGGTACAGTTGTCGGGCTACTCAATATTCGTATGGTTGGCGAAGCAAGTGAAACTGGAACCTTGGAACTCCTCCAAAAAGCTCGTGGTGCTAAAAAATCACTTCAAGCTGCTTATGAAGAATTGCTCAAAGCTGGCTATGCCGGTGGCCGTATCGTCATGGCTCATCGTAGCAATGAAAAATTCTGCCAACAACTCTCAGAACTCTTGCGAGAAAAGTACCCGCAAGCTAATATTAAAATTATCCCTACTTCTGGGCTTTGCAGTTTTTATGCAGAAGAAGGCGGGCTCCTCATGGGATACGAAATCAACTAA
- a CDS encoding NAD(P)/FAD-dependent oxidoreductase: MKHFDTIVIGGGPAGMMATISSSFYGQKTLLIEKNRKLGKKLAGTGGGRCNVTNNGTLDDLLAGIPGNGRFLYSVFSQFDNHDIINFFTENGVKLKVEDHGRVFPASDKSRTIIEALEKKITELGGQIATQTEIVSVKKIDDQFVLKSADQTFTCDKLIVTTGGKSYPSTGSTGFGHEIARHFKHTITELEAAESPLLTDFPHKALQGISLDDVTLSYGKHVITHDLLFTHFGLSGPAALRMSSLVKGGEVLSLDVLPQLSESDLVAFLEENRDKSLKNALKALLPERLAEFFVQGYPEKVKQLTEKERDQLIQSIKAFKIPVTGKMSLAKSFVTKGGVSLKEINPKTLESKLVPGLHFAGEVLDINAHTGGFNITSALCTGWVAGSLHYD; the protein is encoded by the coding sequence ATGAAACATTTTGATACTATTGTCATCGGAGGTGGTCCTGCTGGTATGATGGCTACAATTTCCAGTAGCTTTTACGGGCAGAAAACACTTCTCATCGAAAAAAATAGAAAACTTGGAAAAAAATTAGCTGGAACTGGTGGTGGTCGTTGCAACGTCACTAACAACGGAACCCTAGATGACCTATTAGCCGGCATTCCTGGAAATGGGCGCTTTCTATACAGCGTCTTCTCCCAGTTTGATAACCATGATATCATCAACTTTTTCACAGAAAATGGTGTTAAACTCAAGGTTGAAGACCACGGACGTGTCTTTCCAGCCAGCGATAAATCGCGAACCATTATCGAAGCTCTGGAGAAGAAAATTACGGAACTAGGCGGGCAAATTGCCACTCAAACAGAGATTGTTTCTGTTAAAAAGATAGATGACCAGTTTGTCCTTAAGTCCGCAGACCAAACCTTCACTTGTGATAAACTCATTGTCACAACAGGTGGCAAATCCTATCCTTCTACTGGTTCAACTGGATTTGGTCACGAGATTGCTCGCCATTTTAAGCATACCATTACTGAGCTCGAAGCCGCTGAAAGTCCTTTATTGACAGATTTTCCGCATAAGGCCTTGCAGGGAATTTCGCTGGATGATGTGACTCTAAGCTATGGCAAGCATGTCATCACTCATGATCTGCTCTTTACCCACTTTGGTTTATCTGGTCCTGCTGCTCTGCGTATGTCAAGCTTAGTCAAGGGAGGTGAAGTCCTTTCTTTGGATGTCTTGCCTCAACTTTCTGAGAGCGACTTGGTGGCATTTTTAGAAGAAAATCGTGATAAATCCTTAAAAAATGCCTTAAAAGCCTTGTTGCCTGAACGCTTGGCAGAATTCTTTGTGCAAGGCTATCCAGAAAAAGTCAAACAGCTAACTGAAAAAGAACGCGACCAACTTATCCAGTCTATCAAGGCCTTCAAAATCCCTGTTACTGGTAAGATGTCCTTGGCTAAATCCTTTGTGACCAAAGGTGGCGTTAGTCTCAAGGAAATTAATCCTAAAACTCTGGAAAGCAAACTGGTTCCTGGACTTCACTTTGCTGGCGAGGTACTGGATATTAATGCCCACACAGGTGGCTTTAACATCACTTCTGCCCTCTGTACCGGATGGGTGGCAGGAAGTCTACATTATGATTAA
- a CDS encoding 8-oxo-dGTP diphosphatase produces MNRRESVEFVNMCMIQNGDKVLVQDRVNPDWPGITFPGGHVERGESFVDAVIREVKEETGLTISKPQLCGIKDWYDDADFRYVVLFYKTEHFTGELQSSDEGKVWWENFENLSHLKLATEDMSDMLRVFLEEDLSEFFYYKEGDNWSYQLK; encoded by the coding sequence ATGAACAGAAGAGAATCAGTCGAATTTGTCAATATGTGTATGATTCAAAACGGAGACAAGGTTCTAGTTCAAGACCGAGTTAATCCTGACTGGCCTGGCATTACTTTTCCTGGTGGGCATGTTGAACGTGGTGAATCCTTTGTCGATGCCGTCATTCGTGAAGTGAAAGAAGAAACTGGTCTGACCATTTCCAAACCCCAACTCTGTGGTATCAAAGATTGGTATGATGATGCTGATTTTCGCTATGTCGTACTTTTTTACAAGACAGAACACTTTACTGGTGAACTCCAGTCTTCAGACGAAGGAAAAGTCTGGTGGGAGAATTTTGAAAATCTATCTCATCTTAAACTAGCTACTGAGGATATGTCTGATATGCTTCGTGTTTTTCTTGAAGAAGATCTAAGTGAGTTCTTTTACTACAAAGAAGGAGACAACTGGTCCTACCAACTAAAATAA
- the manA gene encoding mannose-6-phosphate isomerase, class I, whose amino-acid sequence MSEPLFLNSVMQEKIWGGTKLRDEFGYDIPSEKIGEYWAISAHPNGVSKIANGRFEGTDLATLYAEHRELFGNRPEPVFPLLTKILDANDWLSVQVHPDDAYGLEHEGELGKTECWYIIAADEGSEIIYGHNAKSKEELRQQIEDKNWDALLTKVPVKAGDFFYVPSGTMHAIGSGILILETQQSSDTTYRVYDFDRKDDNGNLRELHLEKSIDVLNIGEPANSRPVTVKADDLRSTLLVSNDFFAVYKWEITGKVDFEKTVDYSLFSVLAGEGKLTVDGKDYPIQKGSHFILPSDVEAWTLEGSDLELIVSHP is encoded by the coding sequence ATGTCAGAACCATTATTTTTAAATTCCGTAATGCAAGAAAAAATCTGGGGTGGTACTAAACTTCGTGATGAGTTTGGCTACGACATTCCAAGCGAAAAGATTGGTGAGTATTGGGCAATATCAGCTCACCCAAATGGTGTTTCTAAGATAGCTAATGGCCGTTTTGAGGGAACAGACCTAGCTACTTTGTATGCAGAACACCGTGAGTTATTTGGCAACCGTCCAGAGCCAGTATTTCCACTCTTAACTAAAATCCTCGATGCCAATGACTGGCTCAGTGTTCAAGTCCACCCAGACGATGCTTATGGATTAGAACATGAAGGTGAACTTGGAAAGACAGAGTGCTGGTATATTATCGCAGCAGATGAAGGTTCAGAGATTATTTATGGTCACAATGCCAAGTCAAAAGAAGAACTTCGTCAGCAAATCGAAGATAAAAACTGGGATGCCTTGTTAACCAAAGTACCTGTAAAAGCTGGAGATTTCTTCTATGTACCAAGTGGCACCATGCACGCTATCGGTTCAGGTATCTTAATCCTTGAAACGCAACAGTCTAGTGATACAACTTACCGTGTCTATGACTTTGATCGTAAGGACGATAATGGCAACTTGCGCGAGCTCCACCTTGAAAAATCCATCGATGTTTTAAATATCGGTGAGCCTGCTAACAGCCGACCTGTGACTGTTAAAGCAGATGACCTGCGTTCAACTCTTCTTGTGTCTAATGATTTCTTCGCAGTTTACAAGTGGGAAATCACTGGAAAAGTTGACTTTGAAAAGACAGTTGACTACAGCTTGTTTAGTGTCTTGGCTGGTGAAGGGAAACTGACTGTTGATGGAAAAGATTATCCAATCCAAAAAGGTAGCCATTTTATCTTGCCAAGTGATGTTGAAGCTTGGACTTTGGAAGGATCAGATTTAGAATTGATTGTAAGCCATCCATAA
- a CDS encoding DUF3592 domain-containing protein, which yields MPTTFFLLFGLMSLGFAAFTYFMFDFFIFSNYRNAKRCTERTEGVIIRYSYALYNGISLPVVEYTIDGNQYKVVGPKFLSAISNTISTPLGSIVSDVKMDNFEDGEIPQVLRYKIYRNSFISLTKSPLMERFPIGGKVTVYYDPKKPKHSYVERPLKPGRYAWLTKCVVYLLVFLMIALAFFIMFILPNLVN from the coding sequence ATGCCAACAACTTTCTTTCTATTATTTGGCTTAATGAGTTTAGGCTTTGCTGCCTTCACCTATTTCATGTTCGACTTTTTTATCTTCAGTAATTACAGAAATGCCAAGAGATGCACCGAAAGAACGGAAGGAGTCATTATCCGATATTCCTATGCTCTTTATAACGGAATTAGCCTGCCAGTTGTCGAGTACACTATTGATGGGAACCAATACAAGGTTGTCGGGCCAAAATTTCTATCTGCGATTTCAAATACAATCAGTACTCCCTTAGGTTCTATTGTATCTGATGTAAAGATGGATAATTTTGAAGATGGTGAAATCCCTCAGGTTTTAAGATACAAGATTTATAGGAACAGTTTCATCTCTTTAACAAAATCACCTTTAATGGAACGATTTCCAATTGGGGGAAAGGTAACTGTTTATTATGATCCTAAAAAACCAAAACATTCCTATGTAGAAAGACCTTTAAAACCAGGTCGTTATGCATGGTTGACTAAATGTGTTGTCTATCTCCTTGTTTTTCTGATGATTGCCTTGGCATTCTTTATCATGTTCATTCTTCCAAATCTTGTCAATTAA
- the spxB gene encoding pyruvate oxidase: MTQGKITASAAMLNVLKTWGVDTIYGIPSGTLSSLMDALAEDKDIRFLQVRHEETGALAAVMQAKFGGSIGVAVGSGGPGATHLINGVYDAAMDNTPFLAILGSRPVNELNMDAFQELNQNPMYNGIAVYNKRVAYAEQLPKVIDEACRAAVSKKGPAVVEIPVNFGFQEIDENSYYGSGSYERSFIAPALNEVEIDKAVEILNNAERPVIYAGYGGVKAGDVITELSRKIKAPIITTGKNFEAFEWNYEGLTGSAYRVGWKPANEVVFEADTVLFLGSNFPFAEVYEAFKNTEKFIQVDIDPYKLGKRHALDASILGDAGQAAKAILDKVNPVESTPWWRANVKNNQNWRDYMNKLEGKTEGALQLYQVYNAINKYADQDAIYSIDVGDTTQTSTRHLHMTPKNMWRTSPLFATMGIALPGGIAAKKDNPDRQVWNIMGDGAFNMCYPDVITNVQYDLPVINVVFSNGKYAFIKDKYEDTNKHLFGCDFPNADYAKIAEAQGAIGFTVDRIEDIDAVVAEAVKLNKEGKTVVIDAHITPHRPLPVEVLELDPKQHSEEAIKAFKEKYEAEELVPFRLFLEEEGLQSRAIK, from the coding sequence ATGACTCAAGGGAAAATTACTGCATCTGCAGCAATGCTTAACGTATTGAAAACATGGGGCGTAGACACAATCTACGGTATCCCATCAGGAACACTTAGCTCACTTATGGACGCTTTGGCTGAAGACAAAGATATCCGTTTCTTGCAAGTTCGCCACGAAGAAACAGGTGCTCTTGCAGCGGTTATGCAGGCTAAATTTGGCGGATCTATTGGTGTTGCAGTTGGTTCAGGTGGTCCAGGTGCGACTCACTTGATTAACGGTGTTTACGATGCAGCTATGGATAACACTCCATTCCTTGCTATCCTTGGATCACGTCCAGTTAACGAATTGAACATGGATGCCTTCCAAGAATTGAACCAAAACCCAATGTACAACGGTATCGCTGTTTACAACAAACGTGTAGCTTACGCAGAGCAATTACCAAAAGTTATTGACGAAGCGTGCCGTGCTGCAGTTTCTAAAAAAGGTCCAGCCGTTGTTGAAATTCCAGTAAACTTTGGTTTCCAAGAAATTGACGAAAACTCATACTACGGATCAGGTTCATATGAGCGCTCATTCATCGCTCCAGCTTTGAACGAAGTTGAAATCGACAAAGCTGTTGAAATCTTGAACAATGCTGAACGTCCAGTGATCTACGCTGGTTACGGTGGTGTTAAAGCTGGTGATGTGATCACTGAATTGTCTCGTAAAATTAAAGCACCAATCATTACGACTGGTAAAAACTTTGAAGCTTTCGAATGGAACTATGAAGGTTTGACAGGTTCTGCTTACCGTGTTGGTTGGAAACCAGCCAACGAAGTGGTCTTTGAAGCAGACACAGTTCTTTTCCTTGGTTCAAACTTCCCATTTGCTGAAGTTTACGAAGCATTCAAAAACACTGAAAAATTCATCCAAGTGGATATCGACCCTTACAAACTTGGTAAACGTCATGCCCTTGATGCTTCAATCCTTGGGGATGCAGGTCAAGCAGCTAAAGCAATTCTTGATAAAGTAAACCCAGTTGAATCTACTCCATGGTGGCGTGCAAACGTGAAGAACAACCAAAACTGGCGTGATTACATGAACAAACTCGAAGGTAAAACTGAGGGTGCGCTTCAATTGTACCAAGTTTATAATGCAATCAACAAATATGCTGATCAAGACGCTATTTACTCAATCGACGTAGGTGACACTACTCAAACATCTACTCGTCACCTTCACATGACACCTAAGAACATGTGGCGTACATCTCCACTCTTTGCGACAATGGGTATTGCCCTTCCTGGTGGTATCGCTGCTAAGAAAGACAATCCAGATCGCCAAGTATGGAACATCATGGGTGACGGTGCATTCAACATGTGCTACCCAGACGTTATCACAAACGTTCAATACGACCTTCCAGTTATCAACGTTGTCTTCTCAAATGGTAAATATGCCTTCATCAAGGACAAATACGAAGACACAAACAAACACTTGTTTGGTTGTGACTTCCCTAATGCTGACTATGCGAAAATCGCTGAAGCTCAAGGAGCTATTGGATTTACAGTTGACCGTATCGAAGACATCGACGCAGTCGTTGCTGAAGCTGTTAAATTGAACAAAGAAGGTAAAACTGTTGTTATCGATGCTCACATCACTCCACATCGTCCACTTCCAGTAGAAGTACTTGAGTTGGATCCAAAACAACACTCAGAAGAAGCTATTAAAGCCTTCAAGGAAAAATACGAAGCAGAAGAACTCGTACCATTCCGCCTCTTCTTGGAAGAAGAAGGGTTGCAATCACGCGCAATCAAATAA
- a CDS encoding heavy metal translocating P-type ATPase, whose translation MTEIVKASLENGVQKIRITADKGYHPAHIQLQKGIPAEITFHRVTPSNCYKEILFEEEGLLEPIAQDEEKVIRFTPQELGEHEFSCGMKMQKGTYTVVEKTKKSLSLFQRFWITSIFTVPLVILMIGMSTGGISHQVMRWGTFLATTPIMLVAGVPYIRSAWASFKKHNSNMDTLVALGTLVAYFYSLVALFTGLPVYFESAAFILFFILLGAVFEEKMRKNTSQAVEKLLDLQAKTAEVLRDDVYVQIPLEQVKVGDLIRVRPGEKIAVDGTVLEGETSIDESMVTGESIPVDKSVGDAVIGSTINNSGTIIFRAEKVGSETMLAQIVDFVKKAQTSRAPIQDLTDKISGIFVPAVVILGLLTFWIWFVFLGESFVTSLLYGVAVLIIACPCALGLATPTALMVGTGRSAKMGILLKNGTVLQEIQKVQTVVFDKTGTLTEGKPVVTDVVGDEGEVLSLAASLEDVSQHPLAQAVVNRASELGISLYPVENFQALHGKGVTGDINGKQVLLGNAKLLDDLAIPHDYQERFDLLEKEAKTVVFLSVDGELKGLLALQDVPKENAREAIAKLKKRGLRTVMLTGDNAGVAHAIAEQIGIEEVIANVLPEEKAHEIHKLQKNGKLAFVGDGINDAPALSVADVGIAMGSGTDIAIESADLVLTTNNLLGLARAFDMSKKTFNRILLNLFWASIYNLIGIPIAAGVFSSLGLVLNPELAGLAMAFSSVSVLISSLMLNFTKVD comes from the coding sequence ATGACTGAAATTGTAAAAGCAAGCCTTGAAAATGGTGTGCAAAAAATTCGTATCACGGCAGACAAAGGCTACCATCCAGCCCACATTCAACTGCAAAAAGGGATTCCTGCTGAGATTACCTTTCATCGTGTGACACCTTCAAACTGTTATAAAGAGATTCTCTTCGAAGAAGAAGGACTTTTAGAACCAATCGCTCAAGACGAGGAAAAAGTCATTCGCTTTACGCCTCAAGAATTGGGTGAGCATGAATTTTCATGCGGCATGAAGATGCAAAAGGGAACCTATACCGTTGTTGAAAAAACTAAAAAGTCTCTCAGTCTTTTTCAGCGTTTTTGGATTACTAGTATCTTTACTGTGCCTCTTGTGATTCTCATGATTGGGATGTCTACAGGAGGAATTAGTCACCAAGTCATGCGTTGGGGCACCTTTTTAGCCACAACACCCATTATGCTGGTAGCTGGAGTTCCATATATCAGAAGCGCCTGGGCTAGTTTTAAAAAGCACAATTCCAACATGGATACCTTGGTTGCTCTGGGAACCCTAGTGGCCTATTTCTATAGCTTAGTTGCCCTCTTCACTGGGCTGCCCGTTTACTTTGAAAGTGCTGCATTTATCCTCTTCTTCATTCTTTTGGGAGCAGTTTTTGAGGAAAAAATGCGAAAAAATACTTCGCAGGCAGTCGAAAAATTATTAGACCTACAAGCAAAAACAGCAGAGGTTTTGCGTGATGATGTTTATGTTCAAATCCCTCTAGAACAAGTCAAAGTTGGGGATCTCATTCGCGTTCGACCAGGTGAAAAAATTGCCGTTGATGGGACTGTGTTAGAAGGTGAAACCAGCATCGATGAATCAATGGTGACTGGGGAAAGTATTCCAGTCGATAAATCAGTTGGAGATGCTGTCATTGGTTCAACCATCAATAATAGTGGTACGATTATTTTTAGAGCTGAAAAAGTAGGTTCTGAAACCATGTTGGCTCAGATTGTGGACTTTGTGAAAAAAGCGCAAACGAGTCGTGCTCCTATTCAAGATTTGACAGACAAGATTTCTGGGATTTTTGTACCAGCAGTTGTCATTTTAGGACTTCTTACTTTTTGGATCTGGTTTGTTTTCTTAGGAGAAAGCTTTGTGACGTCGCTCCTCTATGGAGTAGCAGTTTTGATAATTGCCTGTCCTTGTGCACTAGGACTCGCGACACCGACAGCACTCATGGTTGGAACAGGACGAAGTGCCAAGATGGGGATTCTTCTCAAAAATGGTACAGTTTTACAGGAAATCCAAAAAGTCCAAACAGTTGTTTTTGATAAGACAGGAACCTTGACCGAAGGGAAGCCAGTGGTAACAGATGTTGTCGGAGATGAAGGAGAAGTGCTAAGTTTGGCTGCTTCACTGGAAGATGTATCTCAACACCCGCTAGCTCAAGCAGTTGTAAATCGTGCATCTGAACTAGGAATTAGCCTTTACCCTGTTGAAAACTTCCAAGCCTTACATGGAAAAGGTGTGACTGGGGATATTAATGGTAAACAAGTCTTGCTGGGGAATGCCAAACTCTTAGATGATCTTGCTATTCCACATGATTATCAAGAACGATTTGATTTGCTTGAGAAAGAAGCAAAAACAGTTGTCTTCTTATCCGTTGATGGTGAGTTAAAAGGCTTACTTGCCTTGCAAGATGTCCCTAAGGAAAATGCTCGAGAAGCCATTGCTAAATTGAAAAAACGTGGTCTTAGAACGGTCATGCTTACTGGAGATAATGCTGGAGTAGCCCATGCGATTGCAGAGCAAATTGGAATCGAAGAAGTAATCGCAAATGTCTTGCCAGAGGAAAAGGCACATGAAATTCACAAGCTTCAAAAGAATGGCAAATTGGCCTTTGTTGGAGATGGTATCAATGATGCGCCGGCCCTCAGTGTAGCGGATGTCGGAATTGCCATGGGATCTGGTACAGATATTGCCATTGAATCAGCAGATCTTGTCCTTACAACCAACAATTTACTAGGATTGGCACGTGCTTTTGATATGAGTAAGAAGACCTTTAATCGTATCCTACTCAATCTTTTCTGGGCTTCTATCTATAACCTCATTGGTATTCCGATTGCAGCAGGAGTCTTTTCAAGTCTTGGTTTGGTGCTCAATCCAGAACTTGCAGGATTGGCCATGGCCTTTAGTTCAGTCTCTGTTTTAATCAGCTCTCTTATGCTTAATTTTACTAAAGTCGATTAA
- a CDS encoding cupredoxin domain-containing protein translates to MLNLFVSIVVLGMIAFILFWFFKKPQEDAKRAQQKNGYQEIRVEVMGGYTPETIILKKSQPARIIFDRKDPSPCLDQIVFPDFGVHADLPMGDQYVVEITPEEAGEYGFSCGMNMMHGKMIVE, encoded by the coding sequence ATGTTAAATCTATTTGTATCTATTGTTGTTTTAGGAATGATTGCTTTTATCCTCTTTTGGTTTTTCAAAAAACCGCAAGAAGATGCTAAGAGAGCCCAACAAAAGAATGGCTATCAAGAAATTCGAGTGGAGGTCATGGGAGGATATACTCCAGAAACCATTATCCTCAAAAAATCGCAACCTGCTCGCATTATTTTTGATCGAAAAGATCCTTCACCTTGCTTGGATCAAATCGTTTTCCCAGACTTTGGAGTGCATGCAGATCTGCCCATGGGAGACCAATACGTTGTTGAAATCACACCTGAAGAAGCAGGTGAGTATGGTTTCTCTTGTGGCATGAATATGATGCACGGTAAGATGATTGTAGAATAG
- a CDS encoding CopY/TcrY family copper transport repressor encodes MQISDAEWQVMKIIWMQGEQTSTDLIKVLEKRFSWSKSTIQTLLARLVEKECLTREKQGKSFVYSALLTLDDSRGLMVQDIKDKLCSRRIKLLLADLIEECDFTLADLEGLEEVISKKKASAVTEVRCNCM; translated from the coding sequence ATGCAGATTTCGGATGCAGAATGGCAGGTCATGAAGATTATCTGGATGCAGGGAGAACAGACTAGTACTGATCTCATAAAAGTATTAGAGAAAAGGTTCAGTTGGTCCAAATCCACGATCCAGACACTCTTGGCCCGTTTGGTGGAGAAAGAATGTTTGACTCGGGAAAAACAGGGCAAGTCCTTTGTCTATTCGGCCCTTTTAACGCTAGATGATAGTAGGGGCTTAATGGTTCAGGATATCAAAGACAAGCTTTGTTCTCGAAGAATAAAGCTCTTGCTAGCTGATTTGATTGAAGAATGTGACTTTACCCTAGCTGACTTGGAAGGTTTGGAAGAAGTGATTTCAAAGAAAAAAGCAAGTGCTGTAACAGAAGTAAGATGTAATTGTATGTAA